Proteins encoded in a region of the Elizabethkingia bruuniana genome:
- a CDS encoding glycoside hydrolase family 3 protein, with amino-acid sequence MNKFFFYTLLTISVFLSPEYSAQYQPKNINKQELEKARQWVDKTYNSLSQDEKLGQLFITALYTNKDQNHINFVRQLVNKEKIGGIILMQDNAAQEIDLVNEFQESSRVPLLIGMDAEWGLYQRIAAAHKFPWAITLGAIQDDKLVYEMASKIASDAKRMGVNWDFAPVVDVNTNPSNPIIGNRSFGSDVQNVIRKGLAYSNGLQDNGVLAAIKHFPGHGDTDKDSHLDLPVVKHNIDRLNNTELAPFKALMDKNVGGVMVAHLYVPALESKSGVPASVSYSIITDLLKKKFGYKGLIITDALNMGAVASRYKAGELDKKAFAAGNDIMLFSQGVSDGKKLIQQAIDNGEIPQSRIEESVKKILLTKYYLGLPNFKKISTNNINSDLNNESHAQLSEKLYANALTLLKNDQKLLPLQKNETVYYVPLEEAPYKTFASELGNNINLIVKKANEISSIPSGAKVIVGFHKDNSTAYKPYKISAASKAVLSKLSGNTKVILDVFGSPYALMDVDIQNIPAVLVSYENNEYSQKAAAKAYTGQTKINGRLPVLINNQLKYGDGQDL; translated from the coding sequence ATGAACAAATTCTTTTTTTATACCTTACTTACGATATCCGTTTTTCTATCTCCGGAATATTCTGCACAATATCAGCCTAAAAATATCAATAAGCAGGAACTGGAAAAAGCCCGTCAGTGGGTTGACAAAACATACAATTCTCTAAGTCAGGATGAAAAACTGGGACAGCTATTTATAACTGCTTTATATACTAACAAAGACCAGAATCACATCAATTTTGTCCGCCAGCTGGTTAATAAAGAAAAGATTGGGGGTATTATCCTGATGCAGGATAATGCGGCTCAGGAAATAGATCTTGTTAATGAGTTTCAGGAATCCTCACGAGTTCCACTTCTTATAGGAATGGATGCGGAATGGGGACTGTATCAAAGAATTGCTGCTGCACACAAATTTCCTTGGGCTATTACATTAGGCGCTATTCAGGATGATAAACTGGTGTATGAAATGGCTTCCAAAATTGCCAGTGATGCCAAGAGGATGGGTGTGAACTGGGATTTTGCTCCGGTTGTAGACGTTAATACCAATCCTTCTAATCCTATTATTGGCAATCGTTCCTTTGGTTCGGATGTACAAAATGTTATCCGCAAAGGACTAGCTTACAGCAACGGACTTCAGGACAACGGTGTACTGGCAGCTATCAAGCACTTCCCGGGACATGGAGATACTGACAAAGATTCCCACCTGGATCTTCCGGTTGTAAAACACAATATCGACAGATTAAACAATACCGAACTGGCTCCTTTTAAAGCCTTAATGGATAAAAATGTGGGAGGTGTAATGGTAGCCCATTTATATGTACCAGCTCTGGAATCTAAATCTGGGGTTCCGGCATCTGTCTCCTACTCTATTATTACAGATCTTTTAAAGAAAAAATTCGGCTACAAAGGACTTATCATTACAGATGCTCTGAATATGGGTGCTGTTGCCAGCAGATATAAAGCCGGAGAACTGGATAAAAAAGCATTTGCTGCCGGAAATGATATTATGCTATTTTCGCAGGGAGTATCCGACGGAAAAAAACTTATTCAGCAGGCTATTGATAACGGTGAAATACCACAGTCCCGTATAGAGGAAAGTGTAAAGAAAATATTACTGACCAAATATTATTTAGGTCTTCCAAATTTCAAGAAAATAAGTACTAATAATATTAACAGTGATCTCAACAATGAGAGCCATGCTCAGCTTTCAGAAAAGCTATATGCCAATGCGCTGACTTTACTGAAAAACGATCAGAAACTTTTGCCTCTGCAAAAGAATGAAACAGTATATTATGTTCCGCTGGAGGAAGCGCCTTACAAGACTTTTGCCAGCGAGTTGGGGAACAATATCAATCTTATTGTAAAGAAAGCAAATGAAATCAGCAGTATTCCTTCCGGTGCAAAAGTTATAGTAGGTTTCCACAAAGACAATTCCACAGCCTATAAACCTTACAAAATTTCTGCAGCCAGCAAAGCTGTTTTAAGTAAGCTGTCGGGAAATACAAAAGTAATATTAGATGTCTTCGGAAGCCCATATGCATTAATGGATGTAGATATACAAAATATTCCAGCAGTACTGGTTTCATACGAAAACAATGAATATTCCCAAAAAGCCGCAGCTAAGGCTTATACAGGACAAACCAAAAT
- the ribA gene encoding GTP cyclohydrolase II: protein MIKIQAESNVPTEYGQFRMIAFAENENDWMPHMAIVANNTDLSQTVNVRFHSECITGEVFHSRKCECGQQLDAAMRYTNEHGGVIIYLRQEGRNIGIINKLKAYALQEKGLDTVQANLQLGLPADDRDFSVAIEILDLLGIKSINLITNNPLKIKAVEESDIKLVDRIPLQMEATQESKDYLNVKKTYFGHYLDEQK, encoded by the coding sequence ATGATCAAAATACAGGCGGAATCTAATGTCCCTACAGAATACGGACAATTCCGGATGATTGCTTTTGCTGAAAATGAAAATGACTGGATGCCTCACATGGCAATCGTAGCCAACAATACAGACCTTAGCCAAACCGTAAACGTAAGATTCCATTCTGAGTGTATTACGGGTGAAGTTTTCCACTCCAGGAAGTGTGAATGCGGACAGCAGTTAGATGCTGCAATGCGATACACGAATGAGCACGGTGGCGTAATTATCTATCTTCGTCAGGAAGGTCGTAATATAGGTATTATCAACAAGCTAAAAGCTTATGCTCTTCAGGAGAAAGGTCTGGATACAGTACAGGCCAATCTGCAGCTTGGACTTCCGGCTGATGACAGAGATTTTAGTGTTGCTATCGAGATCTTGGATCTTCTGGGTATAAAATCTATCAATCTGATTACCAACAATCCTCTTAAGATAAAAGCGGTGGAGGAAAGCGATATAAAACTTGTAGACAGAATCCCTTTACAAATGGAGGCTACACAAGAAAGCAAAGACTACCTCAACGTGAAGAAAACTTACTTTGGCCATTATCTGGACGAGCAAAAGTAA
- a CDS encoding DUF4254 domain-containing protein has protein sequence MSLTKTAWDIFNQSIIQYHIQDHVDAPEQNPFSEGSLERLLYSKNWIDTVQWHLEDIIRDENISPDEALLIKRRIDASNQKRTDLVEYIDSYFFEKYKDVPAKADAKLNTETPAWAVDRLSILALKIYHMDQETNRETASVEHREKCAAKLAVLQEQHIDLSSAIEQLLTDISSGSVKMKTYKQMKMYNDESLNPILYQKKQQNG, from the coding sequence ATGTCCCTGACAAAAACAGCCTGGGATATTTTCAATCAGTCTATTATCCAGTATCATATTCAGGATCATGTAGATGCACCCGAGCAAAATCCATTCTCAGAAGGAAGTTTGGAACGGCTTTTGTATTCAAAGAATTGGATCGATACCGTTCAGTGGCATCTTGAAGACATTATCCGCGATGAAAATATTTCTCCAGATGAAGCCCTTCTGATAAAAAGAAGGATAGATGCCTCTAATCAGAAAAGAACTGATCTTGTGGAATACATAGACAGTTATTTTTTTGAAAAATATAAAGATGTTCCGGCAAAAGCAGATGCGAAACTGAATACAGAAACTCCAGCATGGGCCGTTGACAGGTTATCAATTTTAGCATTGAAAATCTATCACATGGACCAGGAGACTAACAGAGAAACTGCAAGCGTGGAGCATCGCGAAAAATGCGCTGCAAAACTAGCTGTACTACAAGAACAGCATATAGATTTATCTTCAGCCATAGAACAGTTGCTTACTGATATAAGTAGCGGATCGGTTAAAATGAAAACTTACAAACAGATGAAAATGTATAATGATGAGAGTTTGAACCCGATCTTATATCAGAAAAAACAGCAAAATGGCTAA
- a CDS encoding twin-arginine translocase TatA/TatE family subunit: MNNLAIILQLSITHVLIVLVILLLLFGGKKIPELMRGMGSGIKEFKDAVKEEDKKPENQDNKQA, from the coding sequence ATGAACAATTTAGCAATCATATTACAGCTATCTATTACCCATGTTCTTATTGTACTGGTAATCCTTCTATTGTTATTCGGAGGTAAAAAAATCCCTGAATTAATGCGTGGTATGGGTTCTGGTATCAAAGAATTTAAGGATGCGGTAAAAGAAGAGGATAAAAAACCTGAAAACCAGGATAACAAACAAGCATAA
- a CDS encoding murein hydrolase activator EnvC family protein has protein sequence MTQKKLYFLLFSIISLGAFGQQKEKLQQQNADLKKQIATLNADLAKSQKESRLSVAYLQNLNQKIGLREKLYTNTQKEKRFIEDDIYRRQLEINKYNRELGVLRKNYADILVKAYKNKGVQNKVTFILSSKNLGEALRRIQYLKQYSDFQDKKAAEITDKTNQVKSTVSLREKSKKDKEILMLNQQKELKTINVEREQKEVLLAEFKQNESKIAAEIRQKQVESKKLEGEIRRIINEEIRIAKAKAEAERKAEEERRRLARIAAEKEKARIEAENRAKAEALERERKAAEAEARRAAELAAKKAADEKRRADEAAKTEANERATAKKLAAEKESREAAARAKAAEDRAAAARDAEARLAKSNNDAKKAAEDKVMKDYGATTTSGSNFADNRGRMPFPVRGQITHRFGRQPHPVFKNIQEENSGIKISVPAGSVAKSVFPGVVTKILYVGGSKTVMVRHGSYFTIYSNLSSVSVSQNQQVSTGTPIGQVGLDLDGTYTLEFQIWNGNSPVDPLGWISN, from the coding sequence ATGACACAAAAGAAGCTATACTTTCTCCTATTTTCCATCATAAGCTTAGGTGCTTTCGGGCAGCAAAAAGAAAAACTCCAACAACAGAATGCTGATCTTAAAAAGCAAATTGCCACTCTAAATGCAGATCTGGCAAAGTCGCAAAAAGAATCCCGCCTTTCCGTTGCTTATTTGCAGAACCTGAACCAGAAAATTGGTTTACGAGAAAAACTGTACACCAATACCCAAAAGGAGAAGCGCTTCATAGAGGATGACATTTACAGACGTCAGCTGGAAATCAATAAATACAACCGCGAATTAGGTGTTCTTAGAAAAAACTATGCTGATATCCTAGTAAAAGCCTATAAAAATAAAGGTGTTCAAAATAAGGTAACCTTTATCCTTTCTTCTAAAAACTTAGGAGAAGCCCTTAGAAGAATTCAGTATTTAAAACAATATTCAGATTTTCAGGATAAAAAAGCAGCTGAAATTACAGATAAAACCAATCAGGTAAAATCAACTGTTTCATTACGCGAAAAATCTAAAAAAGATAAGGAGATCTTGATGCTGAATCAGCAGAAAGAGCTTAAAACGATTAATGTTGAAAGAGAACAGAAAGAGGTTCTTTTAGCTGAGTTTAAACAAAATGAGTCTAAAATCGCAGCTGAAATCCGCCAGAAACAGGTAGAATCTAAAAAGCTTGAAGGTGAGATCAGAAGAATTATTAATGAAGAGATCCGTATTGCTAAGGCTAAAGCCGAGGCTGAAAGAAAAGCGGAAGAAGAGAGACGCCGTTTAGCCCGAATCGCAGCCGAAAAAGAAAAAGCTCGTATTGAAGCTGAAAACCGTGCTAAAGCTGAAGCTCTGGAAAGAGAAAGAAAAGCGGCTGAAGCTGAGGCAAGAAGAGCAGCTGAATTAGCAGCGAAAAAGGCAGCGGACGAGAAAAGACGTGCTGATGAAGCGGCAAAAACTGAGGCTAATGAAAGAGCGACAGCTAAAAAATTAGCCGCTGAAAAAGAATCCCGTGAAGCTGCTGCAAGAGCTAAAGCAGCTGAGGACAGAGCTGCTGCTGCAAGAGACGCAGAAGCAAGACTGGCAAAATCAAATAATGATGCTAAGAAAGCAGCAGAAGATAAGGTGATGAAAGATTATGGTGCAACTACTACCTCAGGATCTAATTTTGCAGATAACAGAGGTCGTATGCCATTCCCTGTAAGAGGACAGATCACACACCGCTTCGGACGCCAGCCTCACCCAGTATTCAAGAATATTCAGGAAGAAAACTCCGGAATTAAGATATCTGTACCTGCAGGTTCAGTTGCAAAATCTGTATTCCCGGGTGTTGTAACCAAAATATTATATGTCGGAGGCTCCAAAACCGTAATGGTAAGACATGGTTCTTACTTTACCATCTACTCCAATCTAAGTTCAGTATCTGTATCTCAGAACCAACAGGTCTCTACGGGTACTCCAATCGGACAGGTAGGACTGGATCTGGATGGCACTTATACGCTGGAATTCCAGATCTGGAACGGAAACTCTCCGGTTGATCCACTTGGATGGATTTCGAACTAA
- a CDS encoding DUF4292 domain-containing protein: MKNPILYILVAASLASCASRNIAKETAPKNTHESVKDNASFFSHIQQPSAFDAVKISSKINIENGKFIPQLNAVFYIENNKKVWANITALLGLTGARGVATPEGIKGYEKINRTYIDSDFTYLNNLLGVNFINYQALQNLLTGRTFVPVNDKDFTLTLNAQGYNLKSVKPQEVTVDGKVSSYNVSIDYDSGFRLNKVQINDAKSDNQLEINYSDWISANNENFPKNVKIIIKNKKTDQILIENTTFDFSRMDTPYSVPSNYTKKEIK; encoded by the coding sequence ATGAAAAATCCAATTCTGTATATTCTTGTCGCAGCATCTCTGGCATCTTGTGCATCCAGAAATATCGCAAAAGAAACTGCACCTAAAAATACGCACGAATCTGTAAAAGACAATGCGTCTTTCTTCTCACACATCCAGCAGCCATCGGCTTTTGATGCTGTGAAAATCTCCAGTAAAATAAATATAGAAAACGGAAAATTCATTCCACAGCTTAATGCTGTTTTTTATATAGAAAACAACAAGAAAGTATGGGCCAACATTACAGCTCTTTTGGGACTAACAGGCGCACGTGGAGTTGCTACACCAGAAGGAATTAAAGGTTATGAAAAAATAAACAGAACCTATATTGATTCTGACTTCACCTATCTGAATAATCTTTTGGGTGTAAACTTCATCAATTATCAGGCACTGCAAAACCTACTAACAGGAAGAACTTTTGTTCCTGTAAACGATAAAGATTTCACCCTTACTCTGAACGCACAGGGCTATAATCTAAAGTCTGTAAAGCCACAGGAAGTTACTGTAGACGGGAAAGTTTCTTCTTATAATGTAAGTATAGATTATGATTCCGGATTCAGACTAAACAAGGTGCAGATCAATGATGCTAAATCTGATAATCAGCTGGAGATTAATTATTCTGACTGGATAAGTGCCAACAATGAAAACTTCCCTAAGAATGTTAAAATAATTATAAAAAATAAAAAAACCGATCAAATTTTGATCGAAAATACGACCTTTGATTTTTCCAGGATGGATACACCGTATTCTGTGCCGTCTAACTATACAAAGAAAGAGATTAAATGA
- the dut gene encoding dUTP diphosphatase: protein MKIKVINKSKHDLPKYQTAQSAGMDLYANIEAPITLQSLERRIIPTGLFIELPVGYEAQVRPRSGLAFKNGVTCLNSPGTIDADYRGEVGVILANLSKDEFTINDGDRIAQLVIAKHETAEWIHVESLEETERGAGGFGSSGVAKN, encoded by the coding sequence ATGAAAATAAAAGTAATTAATAAATCTAAACACGATTTACCAAAATATCAAACCGCACAATCAGCAGGAATGGACCTTTATGCCAATATCGAAGCTCCTATTACTCTACAGTCATTGGAAAGAAGAATTATCCCAACAGGATTGTTCATTGAACTTCCGGTAGGTTATGAAGCTCAAGTAAGACCGAGAAGCGGACTGGCTTTTAAAAACGGGGTTACCTGCCTGAACTCTCCGGGAACAATTGATGCTGATTACCGTGGAGAAGTTGGCGTTATTCTGGCTAATTTATCTAAAGATGAATTTACAATCAATGACGGAGACCGTATTGCCCAGTTGGTAATTGCTAAGCATGAAACAGCAGAATGGATCCATGTAGAAAGCCTTGAAGAGACGGAGCGTGGTGCCGGAGGATTCGGAAGTTCTGGTGTTGCTAAAAACTAG
- a CDS encoding lipopolysaccharide biosynthesis protein: protein MYKKLLGQTAIYGFGTIIIRLFPFIISPFLTRAFGPQALAPFVDFYSVAGIIVVLLSHGMETTFFRFAEKEDDTQKLITTSTFSVAGASLLFMLLCYIFRYPIADAFKTPDQVNYLTMMLFILGIDGLSTMPFVILRKTGRPKKFAVIKILNGVINFVLLILFIVVLPKLGDKGLFGFTYNKEFGIGYVFVANLIASIATFLMLFRELKEVKFSKFSFPLWKKMMAYSWPITIAGLAGVVNETLDRQFLKYLLPEGESTQQMSIYGTVCRLVTFMTLFRQAYLMGIEPFFFSHAKKDNSGQAYSKLMTFFVVANCLMLLGLCANLEWIAHEYIRNKEYYSGIPIVPIVLVASVFLGVYLNLSIWYKLTDKTIFGAYISIIGAAVTIGINYFFIPEYGYWASAWATFASYFVMMIISFFLGQYYYPIPYNMKKLLVYLILSILFSYLSYYTFNGNLILGNGLFLIFLGLVLFLEKDTIKNFRKS from the coding sequence TTGTACAAGAAACTTTTAGGACAGACAGCAATATATGGCTTCGGGACAATTATCATTCGACTTTTCCCTTTTATTATAAGCCCTTTCCTTACTCGCGCGTTTGGTCCACAGGCACTAGCTCCGTTTGTAGATTTCTATTCTGTAGCCGGAATTATAGTGGTATTACTTTCCCATGGAATGGAAACTACATTCTTCCGTTTCGCCGAAAAAGAAGATGATACACAGAAATTAATTACCACATCAACTTTTAGTGTTGCCGGAGCATCTTTGCTTTTTATGTTGTTATGTTATATCTTCAGATATCCTATTGCAGATGCTTTCAAAACACCAGATCAGGTTAATTACCTTACCATGATGCTTTTTATCCTTGGAATAGACGGGCTTAGTACAATGCCTTTTGTTATTCTGAGAAAAACAGGACGCCCAAAGAAGTTTGCCGTTATTAAGATTCTGAATGGTGTAATCAACTTTGTACTACTAATTTTATTCATTGTAGTTTTACCTAAACTGGGAGACAAAGGACTCTTTGGTTTTACTTATAATAAAGAATTTGGAATAGGATATGTGTTTGTAGCCAACCTTATTGCCAGCATTGCAACATTTTTAATGCTTTTCAGGGAACTTAAGGAGGTCAAATTCTCTAAATTCAGCTTCCCACTATGGAAAAAGATGATGGCGTATTCCTGGCCAATCACCATTGCCGGACTTGCTGGCGTAGTAAATGAAACCCTGGATCGTCAGTTTCTTAAATATCTACTTCCAGAAGGAGAAAGTACACAACAAATGTCCATTTACGGGACAGTTTGTCGATTGGTTACTTTTATGACGCTATTCAGACAGGCATATCTTATGGGAATTGAACCCTTCTTTTTCTCGCATGCTAAAAAAGATAATTCGGGACAGGCATACTCCAAACTAATGACTTTTTTCGTAGTTGCCAACTGCCTTATGCTTTTGGGCTTATGCGCTAATCTGGAATGGATTGCACATGAATATATCCGTAACAAAGAATATTACTCGGGAATTCCTATTGTTCCAATCGTACTGGTTGCATCTGTATTCCTTGGAGTATATCTCAACCTTTCTATATGGTATAAACTAACCGATAAAACCATTTTTGGGGCCTACATTTCTATTATTGGTGCTGCTGTAACCATTGGCATCAACTACTTTTTCATTCCGGAATATGGATATTGGGCTAGTGCCTGGGCAACTTTTGCATCTTATTTTGTAATGATGATTATATCTTTCTTCCTTGGACAATATTACTACCCTATCCCATACAATATGAAGAAGCTATTGGTGTATCTGATACTTTCTATTCTGTTTTCCTACTTATCATATTACACCTTCAATGGAAATTTAATTTTAGGTAACGGATTATTCTTAATATTTTTGGGGCTTGTACTGTTCTTAGAAAAAGACACAATTAAAAATTTCAGAAAATCATAA
- a CDS encoding dihydroorotase, producing the protein MKVLIKNARIVNENQIIESDLLIENDIISKISVNISEAEAERVIDAEGKYLLPGIIDDQVHFREPGLTHKGNIESESRAAVAGGITSFIDQPNTVPNAVTQELLEDKYKIAAEKAYANYGFMMGGTNDNLEELLKTNPRNVPGIKLFLGSSTGNMLVDNPETLENIFSNTQMLIAVHCEDEATIKANTQKYVDEYGDDIPMKFHHLIRSEEACYKSSSKAIELAKKTGARLHIFHLSTAKETELFRNDIPLKDKKITAEVCVHHLTFTNDDYETKGSLIKWNPAVKTQKDKDGLWEALLDDRIDVIATDHAPHTFEEKQNVYTKCPSGGPLVQHSLVVMLENYHNGKISLEKIVEKMCHNPAILFKVEKRGYVKEGYKADLVLVDLNENWTVAKDNLLYQCGWSPFEGANFHSKVTHTFVNGQLAFENGKVTEGKFGERLLFEA; encoded by the coding sequence ATGAAAGTCCTGATAAAAAATGCCAGAATCGTCAATGAAAATCAAATTATTGAAAGCGATCTGCTAATTGAAAATGATATTATTTCCAAAATATCAGTAAATATCTCGGAAGCAGAAGCGGAACGAGTAATAGATGCTGAAGGAAAATATTTGCTACCGGGTATTATTGATGATCAGGTGCATTTCAGAGAGCCGGGACTAACACATAAAGGAAATATTGAATCTGAAAGCCGTGCAGCTGTTGCCGGAGGGATTACCAGTTTTATAGATCAGCCGAATACGGTACCAAATGCTGTTACGCAGGAATTGCTGGAAGATAAATATAAAATTGCTGCGGAGAAAGCCTATGCCAACTATGGCTTTATGATGGGCGGCACCAATGATAATCTGGAGGAACTTCTGAAAACGAATCCTAGAAATGTTCCGGGAATTAAATTGTTTTTAGGCTCTTCCACAGGGAATATGCTGGTTGATAATCCTGAAACACTGGAGAATATTTTTAGCAATACTCAAATGCTTATTGCTGTACATTGTGAAGATGAAGCAACAATTAAAGCGAATACTCAAAAATATGTAGATGAATATGGTGATGATATTCCGATGAAATTCCACCACTTGATTCGTAGTGAGGAGGCGTGTTATAAATCTTCATCCAAGGCTATTGAGCTGGCGAAAAAGACCGGAGCAAGACTGCATATTTTCCATTTATCAACAGCGAAAGAGACAGAATTATTCAGAAATGATATTCCGCTAAAAGATAAAAAGATTACAGCAGAAGTATGTGTACATCATCTTACTTTTACCAATGACGATTACGAGACAAAAGGTTCTCTGATCAAATGGAATCCTGCTGTAAAAACCCAGAAGGACAAAGACGGATTATGGGAAGCTCTGTTGGATGATCGTATAGATGTAATTGCTACGGACCATGCACCGCATACTTTTGAAGAAAAGCAAAATGTGTATACAAAATGCCCGTCTGGCGGACCTTTAGTACAGCACTCATTAGTAGTAATGCTGGAGAATTATCATAACGGAAAAATCTCTCTGGAAAAGATTGTGGAAAAGATGTGTCATAATCCTGCCATACTCTTTAAAGTAGAAAAACGTGGTTATGTGAAAGAGGGATATAAAGCCGATTTGGTATTGGTGGATTTAAATGAAAACTGGACAGTAGCTAAAGACAATCTTTTATATCAATGTGGATGGAGCCCGTTCGAAGGAGCGAATTTCCATTCGAAAGTTACCCATACTTTTGTAAACGGACAATTAGCTTTTGAGAATGGAAAAGTTACAGAAGGTAAGTTTGGTGAAAGATTGCTTTTTGAAGCATAA